From Oncorhynchus masou masou isolate Uvic2021 chromosome 7, UVic_Omas_1.1, whole genome shotgun sequence, one genomic window encodes:
- the LOC135543297 gene encoding target of Nesh-SH3-like isoform X5 yields MKVRINATGDTIVMKFVRPNPDTKLEGYILGYGSSMFSKQFIQLPENGEPYETEIDAEPKYLVAVQPIPSNDVKKQCTGKVNLEKPLHLVIGSVTPTSVLLSWGTFLKTPYEAGNIMNDCLEDGHYTVRYRERNRKWIYQTCPTSDTVVDNLKPDTPYEFGVRSNKDERSGIWSKPVIHKTNMGAGLDKSVQKLYKHRTPIVKPMKPPMSRALFPPRPAIHNKTQPRIPLTKNQGFPGAPKTSFAPPERHLEARPDPRANEPQWPQFPLDGGNSIRNASSHLVDLPPAPPQLLPTKTPSTSSATPVLNNPSPPGEKQQGKTQPRGPTSATVKTHNPSSALSESQKGASLLTPTLGSEKANNNNLGQGSQRNLKPHGPAITLIGRTMKSPAATNPLFPFTDGSRQDTPSSSSSLLRRANNSSQTSRTPGGSRPSIPVNKKTNLVGKPGDMNKLNVLKQTDKASILKKFPSVTTKPAKQDRRHTTTTAPSANDIWFETWENSSLFSSLPASDVDALGKKRFVAPHVVYKTDKKPDEPCSITTSLSYFPEEEGGETNVTAPPKSPPYNLTVVTVEGCPSFIILDWEKTDNDTTEYEVISTTKGPDGTQVSILTTNQTHTAVENLKPESSYEFKVKPKNELGEGPPSEPVSFNTESADPRVSENVSGKDAIWTQFPFKTDSYSECNGKQYVKRTWYRKFVGIQLCNSLRYKIYLSDSLNGKFYNIGDQTGHGEDHCQFVDSFLDGRTGNQVRADQLPAREGYYRAMRQEPVNFGQIGGNSHVTYVPWYECGTAIPGKW; encoded by the exons ATGAAGGTTCGCATCAACGCTACGGGCGACACCATCGTGATGAAGTTTGTCCGTCCCAACCCTGACACCAAGCTGGAGGGCTACATCCTGGGCTACGGCAGCAGCATGTTCTCTAAACAGTTCATCCAGCTGCCTGAGAATGGAGAGCCCTACGAGACTGAGATAG ACGCTGAACCCAAGTATCTTGTTGCTGTCCAGCCAATCCCGAGCAACGACGTAAAGAAACAATGCACAG GAAAGGTCAACCTGGAGAAGCCACTCCACCTGGTTATTGGCTCCGTCACCCCAACctctgtgctgctgtcctggggaaCCTTCCTGAAGACGCCCTACGAAGCAGGCAACATCATGAACGACTGTTTGGAAGACGG ACACTACACCGTCCGctacagggagaggaacaggaagtGGATCTACCAGACCTGCCCCACCAGCGACACTGTGGTTGACAACCTGAAGCCCGACACCCCATATGAGTTTGGGGTCCGCTCCAACAAAGACGAACGCAGCGGAATCTGGAGCAAGCCTGTCATTCACAAAACCAACATGGgtgcagggttgg ACAAAAGCGTCCAGAAACTCTACAAGCACCGGACCCCTATTGTGAAGCCAATG AAACCACCCATGTCCCGTGCACTTTTCCCACCTCGTCCAG CTATTCACAATAAGACTCAGCCTAGAATCCCTCTGACCAAAAACCAAGGTTTCCCAGGAGCTCCCAAGACATCTTTTG CACCACCAGAGAGACACCTGGAAGCTAGGCCTGACCCCCGCGCCAATGAGCCTCAATGGCCACAGTTCCCACTGG ACGGAGGAAACAGTATTAGAAATGCTTCCTCTCATCTCGTGGACCTCCCTCCTGCCCCCCCCCAACTCCTGCCCACCAAAACCCCCAGTACCTCCTCTGCCACCCCTGTCCTTAACAACCCCTCTCCACCCGGTGAAAAGCAACAGGGAAAGACCCAACCCAGGGGACCTACTAGCGCCACAGTGAAGACACATAACCCTTCCTCTG CTCTCAGCGAATCACAGAAAGGAGCATCACTGCTAACCCCCACCCTGGGCAGTGAGAAAGCCAATAATAACAACTTGG GTCAAGGCAGCCAGAGAAATTTGAAACCCCATGGCCCGGCCATCACACTGATAGGCAGGACCATGAAGTCTCCTGCTGCCACAaaccctctctttcccttcacTGATGGCTCAAGACAAGataccccttcctcttcctcatcccttcTTCGTAGGGCTAATAACTCATCACAGACCTCCAGGACACCAGGGG GATCTCGTCCGTCCATTCCTGTCAACAAAAAGACCAACCTGGTTGGCAAACCTGGTGATATGA ACAAGCTGAATGTCTTGAAGCAAACAGACAAGGCCTCCATTTTGAAGAAGTTTCCATCAGTGACGACTAAACCTGCCAAGCAAGACCGCAGACACACAACAACGACTGCACCATCAGCCAACG ACATCTGGTTTGAAACCTGGGAGAACTCCTCATTATTCAGCTCCCTACCAGCCTCTGACGTGGATGCATTGGGAAAGAAACGTTTCGTTG CACCCCATGTAGTCTACAAGACAGACAAGAAACCAGACGAGCCTTGTTCCATCACCACCTCTCTCAGCTACTTCCCAGAGGAGGAGGGCGGGGAGACAAACGTGACAGCCCCGCCCAAGTCTCCGCCCTACAACCTCACCGTGGTAACGGTGGAGGGATGCCCCTCCTTCATCATTCTCGACTGGGAAAAGACAGACAACGACACCACAG AATATGAGGTAATCTCCACGACGAAGGGACCAGATGGTACTCAGGTCTCCATCCTGACCACCAACCAGACTCACACTGCAGTAGAGAACCTCAAACCCGAGAGCAG CTACGAGTTCAAGGTGAAACCCAAGAACGAGCTTGGAGAGGGGCCACCCAGTGAGCCTGTGTCCTTCAACACTGAATCAG CTGACCCACGTGTGAGTGAGAATGTCTCAG GAAAAGATGCCATCTGGACCCAGTTCCCCTTTAAGACAGACTCATACTCGGAGTGCAATGGCAAGCAGTACGTAAAAAGGACCTGGTACCGCAAGTTTGTGGGCATCCAGCTCTGCAACTCCCTCCGATACAAGATATATCTGAGTGATTCTCTCAACG GTAAATTTTACAACATTGGGGACCAGACTGGCCATGGTGAGGACCACTGTCAGTTTGTAGACTCGTTCCTGGATGGGAGGACAGGAAACCAAGTCAGGGCTGACCAGCTGCCAGCAAGAGAAG ggtattacagagcTATGAGACAAGAGCCTGTCAACTTTGGTCAGATAGGAGGGAACTCTCACGTCACCTACGTGCCATGGTATGAGTGTGGAACGGCCATTCCTGGCAAATGGTAG
- the LOC135543297 gene encoding target of Nesh-SH3-like isoform X3, whose protein sequence is MKVRINATGDTIVMKFVRPNPDTKLEGYILGYGSSMFSKQFIQLPENGEPYETEIDAEPKYLVAVQPIPSNDVKKQCTGKVNLEKPLHLVIGSVTPTSVLLSWGTFLKTPYEAGNIMNDCLEDGHYTVRYRERNRKWIYQTCPTSDTVVDNLKPDTPYEFGVRSNKDERSGIWSKPVIHKTNMGAGLDKSVQKLYKHRTPIVKPMKPPMSRALFPPRPAIHNKTQPRIPLTKNQGFPGAPKTSFAPPERHLEARPDPRANEPQWPQFPLDGGNSIRNASSHLVDLPPAPPQLLPTKTPSTSSATPVLNNPSPPGEKQQGKTQPRGPTSATVKTHNPSSGQGSQRNLKPHGPAITLIGRTMKSPAATNPLFPFTDGSRQDTPSSSSSLLRRANNSSQTSRTPGANGKHHKGTGLPKPVVWNRLRMANTNNSLLEDINPDVLGRSGLSSIEDQFYGSRPSIPVNKKTNLVGKPGDMNKLNVLKQTDKASILKKFPSVTTKPAKQDRRHTTTTAPSANDIWFETWENSSLFSSLPASDVDALGKKRFVAPHVVYKTDKKPDEPCSITTSLSYFPEEEGGETNVTAPPKSPPYNLTVVTVEGCPSFIILDWEKTDNDTTEYEVISTTKGPDGTQVSILTTNQTHTAVENLKPESSYEFKVKPKNELGEGPPSEPVSFNTESADPRVSENVSGKDAIWTQFPFKTDSYSECNGKQYVKRTWYRKFVGIQLCNSLRYKIYLSDSLNGKFYNIGDQTGHGEDHCQFVDSFLDGRTGNQVRADQLPAREGYYRAMRQEPVNFGQIGGNSHVTYVPWYECGTAIPGKW, encoded by the exons ATGAAGGTTCGCATCAACGCTACGGGCGACACCATCGTGATGAAGTTTGTCCGTCCCAACCCTGACACCAAGCTGGAGGGCTACATCCTGGGCTACGGCAGCAGCATGTTCTCTAAACAGTTCATCCAGCTGCCTGAGAATGGAGAGCCCTACGAGACTGAGATAG ACGCTGAACCCAAGTATCTTGTTGCTGTCCAGCCAATCCCGAGCAACGACGTAAAGAAACAATGCACAG GAAAGGTCAACCTGGAGAAGCCACTCCACCTGGTTATTGGCTCCGTCACCCCAACctctgtgctgctgtcctggggaaCCTTCCTGAAGACGCCCTACGAAGCAGGCAACATCATGAACGACTGTTTGGAAGACGG ACACTACACCGTCCGctacagggagaggaacaggaagtGGATCTACCAGACCTGCCCCACCAGCGACACTGTGGTTGACAACCTGAAGCCCGACACCCCATATGAGTTTGGGGTCCGCTCCAACAAAGACGAACGCAGCGGAATCTGGAGCAAGCCTGTCATTCACAAAACCAACATGGgtgcagggttgg ACAAAAGCGTCCAGAAACTCTACAAGCACCGGACCCCTATTGTGAAGCCAATG AAACCACCCATGTCCCGTGCACTTTTCCCACCTCGTCCAG CTATTCACAATAAGACTCAGCCTAGAATCCCTCTGACCAAAAACCAAGGTTTCCCAGGAGCTCCCAAGACATCTTTTG CACCACCAGAGAGACACCTGGAAGCTAGGCCTGACCCCCGCGCCAATGAGCCTCAATGGCCACAGTTCCCACTGG ACGGAGGAAACAGTATTAGAAATGCTTCCTCTCATCTCGTGGACCTCCCTCCTGCCCCCCCCCAACTCCTGCCCACCAAAACCCCCAGTACCTCCTCTGCCACCCCTGTCCTTAACAACCCCTCTCCACCCGGTGAAAAGCAACAGGGAAAGACCCAACCCAGGGGACCTACTAGCGCCACAGTGAAGACACATAACCCTTCCTCTG GTCAAGGCAGCCAGAGAAATTTGAAACCCCATGGCCCGGCCATCACACTGATAGGCAGGACCATGAAGTCTCCTGCTGCCACAaaccctctctttcccttcacTGATGGCTCAAGACAAGataccccttcctcttcctcatcccttcTTCGTAGGGCTAATAACTCATCACAGACCTCCAGGACACCAGGGG CCAATGGTAAGCATCACAAAGGAACCGGCCTCCCCAAACCAGTCGTTTGGAACAGACTGAGAATGG CAAACACAAACAACTCGCTGTTGGAGGACATAAACCCTGACGTTTTGGGCCGTTCAGGCTTATCTTCCATTGAGGACCAGTTCTATG GATCTCGTCCGTCCATTCCTGTCAACAAAAAGACCAACCTGGTTGGCAAACCTGGTGATATGA ACAAGCTGAATGTCTTGAAGCAAACAGACAAGGCCTCCATTTTGAAGAAGTTTCCATCAGTGACGACTAAACCTGCCAAGCAAGACCGCAGACACACAACAACGACTGCACCATCAGCCAACG ACATCTGGTTTGAAACCTGGGAGAACTCCTCATTATTCAGCTCCCTACCAGCCTCTGACGTGGATGCATTGGGAAAGAAACGTTTCGTTG CACCCCATGTAGTCTACAAGACAGACAAGAAACCAGACGAGCCTTGTTCCATCACCACCTCTCTCAGCTACTTCCCAGAGGAGGAGGGCGGGGAGACAAACGTGACAGCCCCGCCCAAGTCTCCGCCCTACAACCTCACCGTGGTAACGGTGGAGGGATGCCCCTCCTTCATCATTCTCGACTGGGAAAAGACAGACAACGACACCACAG AATATGAGGTAATCTCCACGACGAAGGGACCAGATGGTACTCAGGTCTCCATCCTGACCACCAACCAGACTCACACTGCAGTAGAGAACCTCAAACCCGAGAGCAG CTACGAGTTCAAGGTGAAACCCAAGAACGAGCTTGGAGAGGGGCCACCCAGTGAGCCTGTGTCCTTCAACACTGAATCAG CTGACCCACGTGTGAGTGAGAATGTCTCAG GAAAAGATGCCATCTGGACCCAGTTCCCCTTTAAGACAGACTCATACTCGGAGTGCAATGGCAAGCAGTACGTAAAAAGGACCTGGTACCGCAAGTTTGTGGGCATCCAGCTCTGCAACTCCCTCCGATACAAGATATATCTGAGTGATTCTCTCAACG GTAAATTTTACAACATTGGGGACCAGACTGGCCATGGTGAGGACCACTGTCAGTTTGTAGACTCGTTCCTGGATGGGAGGACAGGAAACCAAGTCAGGGCTGACCAGCTGCCAGCAAGAGAAG ggtattacagagcTATGAGACAAGAGCCTGTCAACTTTGGTCAGATAGGAGGGAACTCTCACGTCACCTACGTGCCATGGTATGAGTGTGGAACGGCCATTCCTGGCAAATGGTAG
- the LOC135543297 gene encoding target of Nesh-SH3-like isoform X7: protein MKVRINATGDTIVMKFVRPNPDTKLEGYILGYGSSMFSKQFIQLPENGEPYETEIDAEPKYLVAVQPIPSNDVKKQCTGKVNLEKPLHLVIGSVTPTSVLLSWGTFLKTPYEAGNIMNDCLEDGHYTVRYRERNRKWIYQTCPTSDTVVDNLKPDTPYEFGVRSNKDERSGIWSKPVIHKTNMGAGLDKSVQKLYKHRTPIVKPMKPPMSRALFPPRPAIHNKTQPRIPLTKNQGFPGAPKTSFAPPERHLEARPDPRANEPQWPQFPLDGGNSIRNASSHLVDLPPAPPQLLPTKTPSTSSATPVLNNPSPPGEKQQGKTQPRGPTSATVKTHNPSSGSRPSIPVNKKTNLVGKPGDMNKLNVLKQTDKASILKKFPSVTTKPAKQDRRHTTTTAPSANDIWFETWENSSLFSSLPASDVDALGKKRFVAPHVVYKTDKKPDEPCSITTSLSYFPEEEGGETNVTAPPKSPPYNLTVVTVEGCPSFIILDWEKTDNDTTEYEVISTTKGPDGTQVSILTTNQTHTAVENLKPESSYEFKVKPKNELGEGPPSEPVSFNTESADPRVSENVSGKDAIWTQFPFKTDSYSECNGKQYVKRTWYRKFVGIQLCNSLRYKIYLSDSLNGKFYNIGDQTGHGEDHCQFVDSFLDGRTGNQVRADQLPAREGYYRAMRQEPVNFGQIGGNSHVTYVPWYECGTAIPGKW from the exons ATGAAGGTTCGCATCAACGCTACGGGCGACACCATCGTGATGAAGTTTGTCCGTCCCAACCCTGACACCAAGCTGGAGGGCTACATCCTGGGCTACGGCAGCAGCATGTTCTCTAAACAGTTCATCCAGCTGCCTGAGAATGGAGAGCCCTACGAGACTGAGATAG ACGCTGAACCCAAGTATCTTGTTGCTGTCCAGCCAATCCCGAGCAACGACGTAAAGAAACAATGCACAG GAAAGGTCAACCTGGAGAAGCCACTCCACCTGGTTATTGGCTCCGTCACCCCAACctctgtgctgctgtcctggggaaCCTTCCTGAAGACGCCCTACGAAGCAGGCAACATCATGAACGACTGTTTGGAAGACGG ACACTACACCGTCCGctacagggagaggaacaggaagtGGATCTACCAGACCTGCCCCACCAGCGACACTGTGGTTGACAACCTGAAGCCCGACACCCCATATGAGTTTGGGGTCCGCTCCAACAAAGACGAACGCAGCGGAATCTGGAGCAAGCCTGTCATTCACAAAACCAACATGGgtgcagggttgg ACAAAAGCGTCCAGAAACTCTACAAGCACCGGACCCCTATTGTGAAGCCAATG AAACCACCCATGTCCCGTGCACTTTTCCCACCTCGTCCAG CTATTCACAATAAGACTCAGCCTAGAATCCCTCTGACCAAAAACCAAGGTTTCCCAGGAGCTCCCAAGACATCTTTTG CACCACCAGAGAGACACCTGGAAGCTAGGCCTGACCCCCGCGCCAATGAGCCTCAATGGCCACAGTTCCCACTGG ACGGAGGAAACAGTATTAGAAATGCTTCCTCTCATCTCGTGGACCTCCCTCCTGCCCCCCCCCAACTCCTGCCCACCAAAACCCCCAGTACCTCCTCTGCCACCCCTGTCCTTAACAACCCCTCTCCACCCGGTGAAAAGCAACAGGGAAAGACCCAACCCAGGGGACCTACTAGCGCCACAGTGAAGACACATAACCCTTCCTCTG GATCTCGTCCGTCCATTCCTGTCAACAAAAAGACCAACCTGGTTGGCAAACCTGGTGATATGA ACAAGCTGAATGTCTTGAAGCAAACAGACAAGGCCTCCATTTTGAAGAAGTTTCCATCAGTGACGACTAAACCTGCCAAGCAAGACCGCAGACACACAACAACGACTGCACCATCAGCCAACG ACATCTGGTTTGAAACCTGGGAGAACTCCTCATTATTCAGCTCCCTACCAGCCTCTGACGTGGATGCATTGGGAAAGAAACGTTTCGTTG CACCCCATGTAGTCTACAAGACAGACAAGAAACCAGACGAGCCTTGTTCCATCACCACCTCTCTCAGCTACTTCCCAGAGGAGGAGGGCGGGGAGACAAACGTGACAGCCCCGCCCAAGTCTCCGCCCTACAACCTCACCGTGGTAACGGTGGAGGGATGCCCCTCCTTCATCATTCTCGACTGGGAAAAGACAGACAACGACACCACAG AATATGAGGTAATCTCCACGACGAAGGGACCAGATGGTACTCAGGTCTCCATCCTGACCACCAACCAGACTCACACTGCAGTAGAGAACCTCAAACCCGAGAGCAG CTACGAGTTCAAGGTGAAACCCAAGAACGAGCTTGGAGAGGGGCCACCCAGTGAGCCTGTGTCCTTCAACACTGAATCAG CTGACCCACGTGTGAGTGAGAATGTCTCAG GAAAAGATGCCATCTGGACCCAGTTCCCCTTTAAGACAGACTCATACTCGGAGTGCAATGGCAAGCAGTACGTAAAAAGGACCTGGTACCGCAAGTTTGTGGGCATCCAGCTCTGCAACTCCCTCCGATACAAGATATATCTGAGTGATTCTCTCAACG GTAAATTTTACAACATTGGGGACCAGACTGGCCATGGTGAGGACCACTGTCAGTTTGTAGACTCGTTCCTGGATGGGAGGACAGGAAACCAAGTCAGGGCTGACCAGCTGCCAGCAAGAGAAG ggtattacagagcTATGAGACAAGAGCCTGTCAACTTTGGTCAGATAGGAGGGAACTCTCACGTCACCTACGTGCCATGGTATGAGTGTGGAACGGCCATTCCTGGCAAATGGTAG